Proteins from a genomic interval of Actinoalloteichus hymeniacidonis:
- a CDS encoding OPT/YSL family transporter translates to MSAATPPDSDLHHEARHPRVFEPVVFLTTAALSVLGALIGMHMITTLGVTANTSIVGALLAMLIGRISLGKLRSMRSPHRQNLVQSAVSSATFAAANSLLTPMAVLFAFGRTDLVWPMLGGVILALFIDAFVLYRMFGSRALPAEGAWPPGVAAAETIKAGDKGGRRAMVLGGAGVMGLAGSWFGLPMSAAGVAFIGNAWALGMFGTGLLVAQYAPSVLGIDLDAMYLPHGLMIGAGLVALVQAAMVLLKRHRPGAAATDATTDISASTAADTTPSGEPETGFTDDAVARRGLFTGLVLFIGGALVLGLISGLAAEMSLLALVGWVIFAGVAALVHEIIVGLAAMHAGWFPAFAVTLIFLIFGLLLGVPALPLAVLTGYCAATGPAFADMGYDFKTGWLLRKGHPTGRVFELAGRRQQYLAAMLGFAAAIAIVALLWQTYFEAGDVPPVATVYATTILEGLSDPDVLMSLLTWAIPGAIIQLIGGSRRQLGVLLATGLLVATANAGWIVFGALAIRFVYTRIRGEGADNEMALVGAGLIAGDAIAATSKVVN, encoded by the coding sequence ATGTCGGCTGCGACACCTCCCGACTCCGATCTGCATCACGAGGCCAGACACCCCCGGGTGTTCGAGCCGGTGGTGTTCCTCACCACCGCTGCGCTGAGTGTGTTGGGCGCGCTGATCGGCATGCACATGATCACCACACTGGGTGTCACGGCGAACACGTCGATCGTCGGCGCGCTGCTGGCGATGCTGATCGGGCGGATCTCGCTGGGCAAGCTGCGCTCCATGCGCTCGCCGCATCGACAGAACCTGGTGCAGAGCGCGGTGTCCTCGGCGACCTTCGCCGCGGCCAACTCGCTGCTGACGCCGATGGCGGTGTTGTTCGCCTTCGGTCGGACGGATCTGGTCTGGCCGATGCTCGGCGGTGTGATCCTGGCGCTGTTCATCGACGCCTTCGTGCTGTATCGGATGTTCGGCAGCCGCGCGCTGCCCGCCGAGGGCGCCTGGCCGCCCGGGGTCGCCGCAGCCGAGACGATCAAGGCGGGCGACAAGGGCGGCCGCCGGGCCATGGTGCTCGGTGGTGCGGGCGTCATGGGCTTGGCGGGTTCCTGGTTCGGGTTGCCGATGTCGGCGGCGGGCGTGGCCTTCATCGGTAACGCGTGGGCGCTGGGCATGTTCGGCACCGGGCTGTTGGTGGCGCAGTATGCACCCTCGGTGCTGGGGATCGACCTCGACGCGATGTACCTGCCGCACGGGCTCATGATCGGCGCGGGCCTGGTCGCCCTGGTGCAGGCGGCGATGGTGCTGCTCAAGCGGCATCGCCCCGGTGCCGCGGCCACCGATGCGACCACCGACATCTCGGCGTCGACGGCGGCCGACACGACGCCCAGCGGCGAGCCCGAGACGGGCTTCACCGACGACGCGGTGGCACGGCGCGGACTGTTCACCGGTCTCGTCCTGTTCATCGGCGGTGCGCTGGTGTTGGGTCTGATCAGCGGCTTGGCGGCCGAGATGAGCCTTCTCGCGCTGGTCGGCTGGGTGATCTTCGCCGGGGTGGCGGCGCTGGTCCACGAGATCATCGTGGGATTGGCCGCCATGCACGCGGGCTGGTTCCCCGCCTTCGCCGTCACCCTGATCTTCTTGATCTTCGGTCTCCTACTCGGCGTGCCCGCGCTGCCGCTCGCGGTGCTCACCGGGTACTGCGCGGCGACCGGACCCGCCTTCGCCGACATGGGGTACGACTTCAAGACCGGCTGGCTGCTGCGCAAGGGTCACCCCACGGGTCGGGTCTTCGAGCTCGCGGGTCGGCGCCAGCAGTACCTTGCCGCGATGCTCGGCTTCGCCGCCGCCATCGCGATCGTGGCACTGCTGTGGCAGACCTACTTCGAGGCGGGCGACGTCCCGCCGGTGGCCACCGTCTACGCGACCACGATCCTGGAGGGTCTCTCCGATCCCGACGTGCTGATGTCGCTGCTGACCTGGGCGATTCCCGGCGCGATCATCCAGTTGATCGGTGGTAGTCGCCGCCAGCTCGGCGTGCTGCTGGCGACGGGCCTGCTGGTGGCCACCGCCAACGCGGGCTGGATCGTCTTCGGCGCGCTGGCGATCCGATTCGTCTACACCCGCATCCGAGGCGAGGGCGCCGACAACGAGATGGCACTGGTCGGTGCGGGTCTGATCGCGGGCGATGCCATCGCCGCAACCTCGAAGGTGGTGAACTGA
- a CDS encoding IclR family transcriptional regulator, whose amino-acid sequence MVDGESRSGQLRTVDRALVVLSAFTDERPERGVVELARELGLDKSQVQRMLATLAGRGFLTVRPDTRRYRLGPALLGLGRRAERSMGLDGSISTVLHTLAHTFAHSAVFNVPDGSQYRCAAAVDFPGPIRYSSAIGELYPGHGGASGHAIFAQLPTERVRELFPGRLAALTRSTIGTVDALLHRHAQVRDRGVAISEGEYHPQVMAVAAPVFVAGGVVGSIGIAGAAEQMRERVDEITTAVVAAAAELTSRYRPDGSVRTP is encoded by the coding sequence ATGGTTGACGGAGAGTCACGGAGCGGTCAGCTGCGCACGGTCGACCGCGCGCTGGTGGTGCTGAGCGCGTTCACCGACGAACGCCCCGAGCGCGGTGTCGTCGAGCTGGCCCGCGAATTAGGACTGGACAAGTCCCAGGTTCAGCGCATGCTCGCCACCCTGGCGGGCCGAGGCTTCCTCACCGTCCGGCCGGACACCCGGCGCTACCGGCTCGGCCCCGCATTGCTGGGGCTGGGCAGGCGCGCCGAACGCAGCATGGGACTCGACGGCTCGATCAGCACGGTCCTGCACACGCTGGCGCACACCTTCGCGCACAGCGCAGTGTTCAACGTCCCCGACGGCAGCCAGTACCGCTGTGCCGCCGCCGTGGACTTCCCCGGCCCGATCCGCTACTCCTCGGCGATCGGCGAGCTGTATCCCGGGCACGGTGGCGCCAGCGGGCATGCGATCTTCGCCCAACTGCCCACCGAACGGGTGCGCGAGCTGTTCCCCGGCAGGCTGGCCGCGCTCACCCGGTCCACCATCGGCACCGTCGATGCCCTGCTGCACCGACACGCCCAGGTCCGGGATCGAGGGGTGGCCATCAGCGAAGGCGAGTACCACCCGCAGGTGATGGCGGTCGCGGCCCCCGTCTTCGTGGCGGGCGGCGTGGTCGGGTCCATCGGAATCGCCGGAGCGGCCGAGCAGATGCGCGAGCGGGTCGACGAGATCACCACCGCCGTCGTCGCGGCAGCAGCAGAACTGACCAGTCGTTATCGACCGGACGGGTCGGTACGCACCCCCTGA
- a CDS encoding DUF1177 domain-containing protein, translating to MPWRNVIDAEELLDDPSVTGERVADWLRDAGVSDVSVQTVTGEKGTTDFLRAVIPGTNGRSAGGDAPTLGLIGRLGGIGARPEKIGIVSDGDGALTAIAAAAKLGIMRRRGDGLPGDVIVTTHICPNAPTRPHDPVPFMDSPVDINTMNNHEIDPAMDAVLSVDTTKGNRICNHQGFAITPTVKQGWILRVREDVLDVAAITTGAAPAVLAITNQDITPYGNGVFHINSLLQPAVATTAPVIGVAITTETAVPGSATGATSLTSVESATRFCIEVAKEFGAQRLHFYDTEEYQLLQDTYGSLDHLRGASRD from the coding sequence ATGCCGTGGCGCAATGTGATCGACGCCGAAGAACTGCTCGACGACCCGTCCGTGACCGGTGAGCGCGTGGCCGACTGGCTCCGCGACGCAGGCGTGTCCGACGTGAGCGTGCAGACCGTGACCGGCGAGAAGGGCACCACCGACTTCCTCCGCGCGGTGATCCCCGGAACGAACGGACGCAGCGCAGGCGGCGACGCGCCGACGCTCGGCTTGATCGGCAGACTCGGCGGGATCGGCGCGCGCCCGGAGAAGATCGGCATCGTCTCCGATGGCGACGGCGCACTCACCGCGATCGCCGCGGCAGCCAAGCTCGGCATCATGCGGCGGCGGGGCGACGGTCTGCCCGGCGACGTCATCGTCACGACGCACATCTGCCCGAACGCCCCCACCAGGCCGCACGACCCGGTGCCGTTCATGGACTCGCCGGTCGACATCAACACGATGAACAACCACGAGATCGACCCGGCGATGGACGCGGTGCTCTCGGTGGACACCACCAAGGGCAACCGGATCTGCAACCACCAGGGCTTCGCCATCACCCCGACCGTCAAGCAGGGCTGGATCCTGCGCGTGCGCGAGGACGTCCTGGATGTCGCGGCGATCACCACCGGCGCCGCCCCGGCGGTGCTGGCGATCACCAACCAGGACATCACCCCCTACGGCAACGGGGTCTTCCACATCAACTCGCTGCTGCAGCCTGCGGTGGCCACGACGGCCCCGGTCATCGGAGTGGCGATCACCACAGAGACCGCCGTTCCCGGCTCCGCGACCGGTGCCACCTCGCTGACCAGCGTGGAATCCGCCACCCGGTTCTGCATCGAGGTCGCCAAGGAGTTCGGTGCCCAGCGGCTGCACTTCTACGACACCGAGGAGTACCAGCTGCTCCAGGACACCTACGGTTCGCTGGACCACCTGCGCGGCGCGAGCAGGGACTGA
- a CDS encoding aspartate/glutamate racemase family protein — protein sequence MSNRPLLGIVRVLTTDDESLLTAHGRAIAEEHGLETRSICIPDQPHGVYDDASAALAIPKIVEAVRELVADGAGAVMISCAADPGLAESRAEVSVPVYGAGSTAASVAAAISTKVGVLGITEEAPASITSVLGDRMISHRQPTGVTKTTDLLTEAGQAAALRTAGELVSDGAEIVVFACTGLTSIDLAGAVRENWGVPVVDAVRATGAIAGLTAAPA from the coding sequence ATGTCGAATCGACCGTTGTTGGGCATCGTCCGGGTCCTCACCACCGACGACGAGAGCCTGCTCACTGCCCACGGCCGGGCCATCGCCGAGGAACACGGACTCGAGACCCGGTCGATCTGCATCCCCGACCAGCCACACGGGGTGTACGACGACGCCTCGGCGGCCCTGGCGATTCCCAAGATCGTCGAAGCGGTTCGGGAACTGGTCGCGGACGGCGCAGGCGCCGTGATGATCAGCTGCGCTGCCGATCCCGGGCTGGCCGAGTCCAGGGCCGAGGTGTCGGTCCCGGTCTACGGTGCAGGCTCGACCGCCGCCTCGGTGGCCGCCGCGATCAGCACCAAGGTCGGGGTGCTGGGAATCACCGAGGAGGCACCCGCGTCGATCACCTCGGTGCTCGGCGACCGGATGATCTCCCATCGGCAGCCCACCGGTGTCACCAAGACCACGGATCTGCTCACCGAGGCGGGGCAGGCGGCGGCGCTACGGACTGCGGGTGAACTGGTCTCCGACGGCGCGGAGATCGTAGTCTTCGCCTGCACCGGACTGACGTCGATCGACCTCGCCGGTGCGGTGCGAGAGAACTGGGGCGTTCCGGTCGTCGACGCGGTCCGGGCCACCGGTGCCATCGCCGGGCTCACCGCCGCGCCGGCCTGA
- the pepE gene encoding dipeptidase PepE — protein MELLLMSNSTNHGSRRFGHAREELRDFYGDAEVLFVPYALADHDSYTAAVAESFAEAGVRVRGVHTVSDPAAALAEAAGIFVGGGNSFRLLRALQRGGLIEAIRTAVGRGARYGGASAGTNMACPTLRTTNDMPIVEPMGFATLGLIDFQINPHYQDPIPDSSHMGESRQQRIAEFLEENDVPVLGLREGAWLRVSDDSIVLRGHTARLFRRDVPPEEWGVDADLSFLTGSARRFDNPAAS, from the coding sequence GTGGAACTGCTGTTGATGTCGAACTCCACCAACCACGGCTCCCGCCGTTTCGGGCACGCCCGCGAGGAACTGCGGGACTTCTACGGTGACGCCGAGGTGTTGTTCGTTCCCTACGCGCTGGCCGACCACGACTCCTACACCGCTGCGGTGGCCGAGTCGTTCGCCGAGGCAGGCGTGCGAGTGCGGGGCGTGCACACGGTGTCCGACCCAGCGGCGGCTCTGGCCGAGGCGGCAGGCATCTTCGTCGGCGGCGGGAACTCCTTCCGCTTGCTTCGGGCGTTGCAGCGGGGCGGACTCATCGAGGCGATCCGCACGGCGGTCGGGCGGGGTGCCCGCTACGGCGGGGCGAGCGCGGGCACGAACATGGCCTGTCCCACCCTGCGGACCACCAACGACATGCCGATCGTCGAGCCAATGGGGTTTGCCACCCTCGGCTTGATCGACTTCCAGATCAACCCGCACTACCAGGACCCGATCCCGGACTCCTCGCACATGGGGGAGAGCCGCCAACAGCGCATCGCGGAGTTCCTGGAGGAGAACGACGTCCCGGTACTCGGGCTCCGCGAGGGCGCCTGGCTTCGAGTCAGCGATGACTCGATCGTCCTGCGCGGGCACACCGCACGGCTGTTCCGCCGCGACGTGCCGCCCGAGGAGTGGGGCGTCGACGCGGATCTGTCCTTCCTGACCGGATCCGCGCGGCGGTTCGACAACCCGGCGGCGAGCTGA
- a CDS encoding DUF1330 domain-containing protein, with amino-acid sequence MPAYALARLRRPAEFHPEVGRYLAGIQRTLDPFGGRFVVHGAEVEVREGSWDGDLVVIEFDDLVSARSWYESEAYQQILPLRTRHLAGDVILVDGVGRDHDSAAMAGALGAGATA; translated from the coding sequence ATGCCCGCCTATGCTCTCGCTCGTCTCCGCAGGCCCGCCGAGTTCCACCCGGAGGTCGGCCGGTATCTCGCCGGGATCCAGCGGACCCTGGACCCGTTCGGCGGTCGGTTCGTCGTGCACGGTGCCGAGGTGGAGGTTCGGGAAGGCTCCTGGGATGGCGATCTGGTCGTGATCGAGTTCGATGACCTGGTGTCGGCCCGATCCTGGTATGAGTCGGAGGCCTACCAGCAGATCCTGCCGCTGCGCACCCGCCACCTTGCGGGCGACGTCATCCTGGTCGACGGTGTCGGCCGGGACCATGATTCGGCGGCCATGGCGGGTGCGCTCGGCGCGGGTGCGACCGCGTAG
- a CDS encoding FAD-dependent monooxygenase, producing the protein MNKVSNERVPVLIVGGAYTGLSTALGLAHHGVKPLLVERRPTTSTLPKAWGLNPRTMELLDTIPGVGADVRAAMGNGTMPAVRSGASVRVATQPEIDPTPFIAAYQAMTAAPVCFLPQSTIEKILRSRAEDLGADLRFGTELVSWTQDDDAVTATLRDVSSGHEYTVQADYLVAADGNTSPIRTSLGIPLEGGGRVGHVYVITFEADLTSYFTPGHFVVVGIPGSGTSVIHDSFGVTTLWVDYFPEEGQSEADFTEEKCLERVRNAIGVPDLECRIANARPFPLNHQLAERFVDGRVILAGDAAHACPPVGGQGGNLAIQDGYDVAWRLALILTGQAGPALLDTYPQERRPVINITLEREVALLGVAEGRILSTFDESQPIPTLREQLGFRYHSPAVRTEPGDDMSLQEDPAAPTGRPGTRAPHVRLTLDGETLSTHDLFGKEFVLLTGDDGAEWVDAAAKVADRFGVGLVSRQIGVRFVDADNVWRSRYGIESAGAALVRPDAVIAWRCKDAADDPERELAEALTAVLAR; encoded by the coding sequence ATGAATAAGGTGTCGAACGAGCGGGTTCCCGTGCTCATCGTGGGCGGTGCATACACCGGGCTGAGCACCGCGCTCGGGCTCGCGCACCACGGCGTCAAACCGCTGCTGGTGGAGCGCAGGCCGACCACTTCGACGTTGCCGAAGGCTTGGGGTCTCAACCCGCGGACGATGGAACTACTCGACACCATCCCGGGTGTCGGCGCGGATGTCCGCGCGGCGATGGGCAACGGGACTATGCCCGCAGTGCGCTCAGGCGCCAGTGTGCGGGTCGCGACCCAGCCGGAAATCGACCCCACGCCCTTTATCGCCGCATACCAAGCGATGACGGCGGCACCGGTGTGCTTTCTACCGCAGTCGACGATCGAGAAAATCCTCCGGTCGCGCGCCGAAGACCTCGGGGCCGACCTGCGCTTCGGCACCGAACTGGTTTCGTGGACACAGGACGACGATGCGGTCACCGCGACTTTGCGCGACGTGTCCAGCGGACACGAATACACCGTCCAAGCCGACTACCTGGTGGCTGCGGACGGGAACACCAGCCCGATCCGGACCAGCCTGGGCATCCCGCTCGAAGGCGGGGGCCGGGTCGGCCACGTCTACGTGATCACCTTCGAAGCCGATCTAACTTCCTATTTCACCCCAGGACACTTCGTGGTTGTGGGAATTCCCGGTTCTGGCACGAGCGTGATTCACGACAGTTTCGGCGTCACCACCCTCTGGGTCGACTATTTCCCGGAAGAGGGACAGAGCGAGGCCGACTTCACCGAGGAGAAGTGTCTGGAGAGGGTCCGCAACGCCATCGGCGTTCCCGATCTGGAGTGCCGCATCGCCAACGCCCGACCGTTCCCGCTCAATCACCAGCTCGCCGAGCGGTTCGTCGACGGTAGGGTCATTCTCGCGGGCGATGCCGCGCATGCCTGCCCGCCAGTCGGGGGGCAGGGCGGCAACCTCGCCATCCAGGACGGCTACGACGTCGCCTGGCGGCTAGCCTTGATCCTCACCGGGCAGGCTGGCCCGGCGCTGTTGGACACCTACCCGCAAGAGCGGCGGCCGGTCATCAACATCACCCTCGAACGCGAAGTCGCGCTCCTGGGCGTGGCCGAAGGCCGGATCCTGTCCACTTTCGACGAATCGCAGCCGATTCCCACGCTCCGCGAGCAGCTGGGGTTCCGCTACCACTCGCCTGCGGTCCGCACCGAGCCCGGCGACGATATGAGCCTGCAGGAAGACCCTGCGGCGCCCACCGGCCGGCCCGGCACCCGTGCCCCGCACGTCCGCCTCACACTGGACGGGGAGACACTGTCCACACACGACCTGTTCGGAAAGGAATTCGTCCTGCTCACTGGCGATGACGGAGCGGAGTGGGTCGACGCTGCTGCCAAGGTGGCGGACCGGTTCGGAGTCGGCCTCGTGTCCCGTCAGATCGGGGTCCGCTTCGTCGACGCCGACAACGTCTGGCGCTCCCGGTACGGGATCGAGTCCGCTGGGGCCGCCTTGGTCCGCCCGGACGCGGTCATCGCCTGGCGATGCAAGGACGCGGCCGACGACCCGGAGCGCGAACTCGCAGAGGCGCTGACCGCAGTACTCGCCCGCTGA
- a CDS encoding TetR/AcrR family transcriptional regulator: MSLREIKMERTRELIVEVAFSRFQEQGFAATTMEEIAAAAEVGTRTVYRYFPTKEALALSEFVAVFDASFHALRDCPEETSVSEVLRAGLESLLRSYEEEPDRLRAAHAIAHETPSVRAHFAYLLETHEATLQQEVAHRIGGASAELLASLAVAQTGAVFGSAVRKWYTTGAPDDLRKQVRAALQALRAGEVPAPAPLA; encoded by the coding sequence ATGTCGCTGCGCGAGATCAAGATGGAGCGGACCCGGGAGCTGATCGTCGAGGTGGCGTTCTCGCGATTCCAGGAGCAGGGATTCGCCGCCACCACCATGGAGGAGATCGCAGCCGCAGCGGAAGTCGGCACGCGCACCGTGTACCGGTACTTCCCGACCAAGGAAGCACTGGCACTCAGCGAGTTCGTTGCGGTGTTCGACGCCTCGTTTCACGCTCTCCGCGACTGCCCCGAGGAGACCAGCGTGTCCGAGGTGCTACGCGCGGGGCTGGAAAGCCTGCTCCGGTCGTACGAGGAGGAGCCGGACCGGCTGCGGGCCGCCCACGCGATCGCACACGAAACGCCGTCCGTACGAGCCCATTTCGCCTACCTGCTGGAGACCCACGAAGCCACGCTCCAGCAGGAGGTAGCCCACCGGATCGGCGGCGCGTCCGCTGAACTACTGGCGAGCCTGGCCGTGGCGCAGACCGGTGCCGTATTCGGCTCCGCAGTCCGGAAGTGGTACACCACCGGCGCGCCGGACGATTTGCGAAAGCAGGTGCGCGCCGCACTCCAGGCGCTCCGCGCCGGCGAGGTGCCCGCCCCGGCGCCACTGGCCTGA
- a CDS encoding SDR family oxidoreductase, translating to MVTGATGYIGGRLVPALLAEGHRVRCLARHPDKLRDVPWAADVEIVQGDLTSEADIRAAVAGCEVLYFLVHSLQQHGFAAKDRRAALLSAQAAREAGLRRIVYLGGLHPVRTELSEHLSSRAEVGEILLRSGVPCAVLQAAVIIGSGSASFEMLRYLTERLPLMIAPKWIHNRVQPIAIADVLRYLVGAATLPTTVSRTFDIGGPDVLSYLEMMHRYAEVAGLPQRRVLPVPLLTPKLSSHWVNLVTPVPGSLATPLIESLIHDAVCREDDIRQLIPDPKEGRRDYRRAVSLALEKVRAADVATRWSGASLPDAPSDPLPSDPAWSGGSMFRDQRERHTTAPASEVWRVVEGIGGEQGWYSFPLAWAIRGWADRLMGGVGLRRGRRDPSRLQTGDVLDWWRVEDLQRGRLLRLRAEMRMPGRAWLELRVDLNGSRTRFRQRAVFLPHGLAGYLYWWLLWPFHGIVFGGMLRNILLAAERNHAQRQAAGERTP from the coding sequence CTGGTGACCGGTGCGACTGGTTATATCGGGGGCAGATTGGTGCCCGCCCTGCTCGCCGAAGGCCATCGGGTGCGGTGCCTGGCGCGTCATCCCGACAAGCTGCGAGACGTGCCCTGGGCCGCCGACGTGGAGATCGTGCAAGGCGACCTGACCTCGGAAGCCGACATCAGAGCGGCCGTGGCGGGCTGCGAAGTCCTCTACTTCTTGGTGCATTCGCTGCAGCAACACGGTTTCGCCGCCAAGGACCGCCGTGCCGCACTGCTCAGCGCCCAAGCGGCCAGGGAAGCCGGGCTGCGGCGCATCGTCTACCTCGGCGGGCTGCATCCGGTGCGCACCGAGCTGTCCGAACATCTGTCCTCACGGGCCGAGGTCGGCGAGATCCTGCTGCGCTCCGGTGTTCCCTGCGCTGTCCTGCAGGCAGCCGTCATCATCGGTTCCGGCTCGGCGAGCTTCGAGATGCTGCGCTATCTGACCGAGCGGCTGCCCCTGATGATCGCGCCGAAGTGGATACACAACCGGGTGCAGCCGATCGCCATCGCCGATGTGCTGCGCTACCTCGTCGGTGCGGCCACCCTGCCCACCACGGTGAGCCGCACCTTCGATATCGGTGGGCCGGACGTCCTGAGCTATCTGGAGATGATGCACCGCTACGCCGAGGTCGCCGGGCTTCCGCAACGGAGGGTGCTTCCGGTGCCGCTGCTCACCCCGAAGCTCTCCTCCCACTGGGTCAACCTGGTCACACCGGTTCCGGGCAGCTTGGCAACGCCGCTGATCGAATCTTTGATCCACGATGCGGTATGCCGGGAGGACGACATCCGTCAGCTGATCCCGGACCCGAAGGAGGGCCGGCGGGACTATCGACGTGCGGTCTCGCTGGCCTTGGAGAAGGTGCGGGCGGCCGACGTCGCCACCCGCTGGTCCGGTGCATCACTGCCGGACGCGCCCTCCGATCCACTTCCGTCGGACCCGGCATGGTCCGGCGGTTCGATGTTCCGCGACCAGCGGGAACGCCACACCACTGCGCCCGCCTCCGAGGTGTGGCGGGTGGTGGAGGGCATCGGCGGCGAGCAGGGCTGGTACTCCTTTCCCCTGGCATGGGCGATCCGAGGCTGGGCCGACCGGCTCATGGGCGGGGTCGGCCTGCGCCGGGGCAGACGAGACCCCAGCAGGTTGCAGACCGGCGATGTCCTGGACTGGTGGCGGGTCGAGGACCTACAGCGAGGCAGGCTGCTTCGGCTTCGTGCCGAGATGCGCATGCCGGGGCGCGCCTGGCTCGAACTGCGCGTCGACCTCAACGGATCGCGCACCCGATTCCGACAGCGGGCCGTTTTCCTGCCACACGGGCTGGCGGGCTACCTGTACTGGTGGTTGCTGTGGCCATTCCACGGCATCGTGTTCGGCGGCATGCTGCGCAACATCCTGCTCGCCGCCGAACGTAACCACGCGCAGCGTCAAGCGGCGGGGGAGCGTACGCCCTAG